Proteins from one Elgaria multicarinata webbii isolate HBS135686 ecotype San Diego chromosome 3, rElgMul1.1.pri, whole genome shotgun sequence genomic window:
- the CCDC71 gene encoding coiled-coil domain-containing protein 71 isoform X2 encodes MATMAHPDHTWLLRSGQVKDSHKWAGSERAGKWNLQRVQKKDVPGGPLLNYQQHLHRLLGSERASYFLHPPTMERPVSPQVKRLLIAGIDMGAEEVWRALHEEPKYQREVAAAKMGHTLSQQVPWLGCPATTHRLQQVALWRQQLYAMHHLGKQHQCTASHLLATKNLPDFSDTYGTGGPTRYFHGTLDKEQMPLRLVSLTKDS; translated from the exons ATGGCCACAATGGCACATCCAGACCATACCTGGCTACTTCGTTCAGGGCAGGTCAAAGACTCTCACAAGTGGGCTGGCTCAGAAAGGGCTGGGAAATGGAATCTGCAAAGGGTCCAGAAGAAGGACGTTCCAGGAGGACCCCTGCTTAACTATCAACAGCATCTCCACAG GCTGCTGGGCTCTGAAAGGGCCTCATACTTCTTGCATCCACCTACCATGGAGCGGCCAGTAAGTCCTCAGGTGAAGCGCCTGCTGATAGCTGGCATTG ATATGGGTGCTGAAGAGGTCTGGAGAGCCCTGCATGAAGAACCCAAGTACCAACGTGAGGTTGCAGCAGctaaaatgggccacacgctctcTCAGCAG GTACCCTGGCTCGGATGTCCTGCTACCACACACCGGCTGCAGCAAGTGGCTCTTTGGCGGCAACAGCTGTATGCGATGCACCACCTGGGGAAGCAGCACCAGTGTACAGCCAGCCATCTTCTGGCCACAAAGAACCTCCCTGACTTCAGTGACACCTATGGAACTGGAGGACCAACACGCTACTTCCACGGCACTTTGGACAAGGAACAGATGCCACTGCGCTTGGTgtctctcaccaaagactcctga